The following coding sequences lie in one Monomorium pharaonis isolate MP-MQ-018 chromosome 1, ASM1337386v2, whole genome shotgun sequence genomic window:
- the LOC105834240 gene encoding probable ATP-dependent RNA helicase kurz, whose amino-acid sequence MGKKRYNWRSRAVSNVEVDDSSTKEIALDIEHRVEDYDSCNALVLPSQKRKTKNIDKKVAITRLLSKKRRKQLEKVVEQKKKKLQRVTLLEDLAKVQASPTELQQYVSLTSLQNKGLKRYFRELEAPEKLEKLKRKADDEDSNQITVNSIKTSKKKRFAVLSNIKQNEAKRDPNIVGFESSDSSDEEDSVNEEEIEPHIPGDTVASNVVINEKPAINEKEEKDHIKDVDKETTSAEKSVKIQPPSVIRKPAVFIPVNRKPEIQAARLKLPVVAEEQVIVETINENPIVIITGETGSGKTTQVPQFLYEAGYAQNKMIGITEPRRVAAMSMSKRVAEELNLSEKEVSYLIRFEGNVTEETKIKFMTDGVLLKEIQSDFLLTRYSVIILDEAHERSVYTDILIGLLSRIVPLRNKRGNSLKLIIMSATLSVKEFVENARLFKVKPPVIEVKARQFLVKIHFNRRTSTDYVNEALRKAIKIHTRLPEGGILIFLTGQQEVHTVVRKLRKAFPFKKNKPQVKMVKDSEEMPEASDKESNENDSDDDFDAEKALRRNKQRQKKQIILPTINLDDYSVNPTDDAYEDLINTQDNDDNLDEDEDEDEDIIDFKGLTNAQSLWVLPLYSLLPGDKQAKVFEPPPEGCRLCVVSTNVAETSLTIPNIRYVIDSGRYKTRMYDKVTGVSTYHISYASKAAATQRAGRAGRTRPGHCYRLYSSAVYDNDFEEYSQSEIQRKPVDDLLLQMKAMNIDKVVNFPFPTPPDIVQLRSAEKRLTILGALEPPSKKQKDIYCAKVTPLGRSIAAFPVSPRYGKMLALSHQHNLSKYTICMVAALSVQEVLLEAFDTDGSAKSKWLETRRSWAGTGNNLLLGDVMVLIRAIGTAEYAGSKGRLLTFCEENGLRHKAVVEIRKLRQQLTNEINLNVPNLNLIIDPKMPLPTDTKAKLLRQIILAGMADQVAKKVSLDEIKEDQDKIKWKHAYRTLEMEEPVFMHSTCVLRKTKPEWVVYQEVYETNKMYMRGVTAIEPEWLPKFAPMLCHLSEPLADPPPRYNQEIGKIICRVSGTFGKAGWALPLMDIEHPSTVDGVKWFAYFFLDGQVCPKLKRFVPSLLTTPGSITKSWAKLIPRTQVIVQTLQSQGVMSKDKLIEIWGLDKKFLLAAYQKWLPESAHAEVARLWPPL is encoded by the exons ATGGggaaaaaacgttataattGGAGATCGAGAGCTGTGTCAAACGTGGAAGTCGATGATTCGAGCACTAAAgag ATTGCACTAGATATTGAGCATCGTGTCGAGGACTATGACAGTTGCAATGCACTTGTCTTGCCCTCACAGAagagaaaaacgaaaaatatagATAAGAAAGTGGCAATTACTCGACTGTTGTCAAAGAAACGTAGGAAACAACTGGAAAAAGTAGTCgagcaaaagaagaaaaagttgcag agaGTAACATTGTTAGAAGATCTGGCAAAAGTGCAAGCATCTCCTACTGAACTGCAACAGTATGTGAGTCTAACATCCTTGCAAAACAAGGGCTTAAAACGTTATTTTCGAGAGCTTGAGGcacctgaaaaacttgaaaaattaaagcgCAAAGCAGATGATGAAGATTCCAATCAGATAACTGTGAATTCTATTAAAACGAGCAAGAAGAAAAGATTTGCTGTTCTcagtaatataaaacaaaatgaagCTAAGCGTGATCCAAACATAGTGGGGTTTGAG tcCAGTGATAGCAGCGATGAAGAAGATAGTGTCAACGAAGAAGAAATTGAACCACACATTCCTGGTGATACTGTTGCTTCTAATGttgtaataaatgaaaaacctgcaataaatgaaaaagaagagaaagatcACATAAAAGATGTGGACAAGGAAACAACTTCAGCTGAAAAATCTGTGAAAATACAACCACCAAGCGTCATTCGCAAGCCTGCTGTTTTTATACCTGTAAATAGAAAACCTGAGATACAAGCAGCCAGATTGAAACTGCCCGTTGTTGCGGAAGAACAAGTTATAGTTGAAACAATAAATGAGAATCCAATAGTCATAATTACTGGAGAGACAGGAAGTG GGAAGACAACACAAGTACCTCAATTTTTATACGAGGCTggatatgcacaaaataaaatgattggAATAACTGAGCCAAGAAGAGTGGCAGCAATGTCAATGAGCAAGCGTGTAGCTGAAGAATTGAATCTCTCAGAAAAAGAAGTTTCATATCTGATTCGTTTTGAGGGAAATGTTACGGAGGAAACAAAAATCAAATTCATGACCGATGGTGTTTTGTTGAAAGAAATTCAAAGT GATTTCCTATTAACAAGATATTCTGTAATTATACTTGATGAAGCGCACGAACGCAGTGTGTACACCGACATTTTGATCGGTTTATTATCAAGGATTGTCCCACTTCGTAATAAGCGCGGTAATTCTTTGAAGCTAATAATTATGTCGGCTACACTGTCCGTGAAAGAATTTGTAGAGAACGCAAGGCTGTTTAAAGTAAAACCGCCAGTAATTGAGGTTAAAGCACGACAGTTTCTTGTgaagatacattttaatagaAGAACAAGTACAGATTACGTTAATGAAGCATTGCGGAAAGCGATAAAGATACATACTCGCCTTCCAGAAGGcggtatattaatatttttaacag GTCAGCAAGAGGTGCATACGGTTGTGCGTAAATTACGCAAGGCGTTTCCATTCAAAAAGAATAAACCTCAAGTTAAAATGGTAAAAGACTCTGAAGAGATGCCAGAAGCATCTGATAAAGAATCCAACGAAAATGATTCCGACGACGATTTTGACGCCGAGAAAGCATTACGACGTAATAAACAGAGGCAAAAGAAGCAAATTATACTACCAACTATAAATCTTGATGA ttattCCGTGAATCCTACTGATGATGCATacgaagatttaattaatacacagGACAACGATGACAACTTGGACGAGGACGAAGATGAGGATGAAGACATTATCGATTTCAAGGGACTGACAAACGCGCAGTCATTATGGGTCTTACCCCTTTATTCTCTTTTACCTGGGGACAAACAAGCCAAA GTATTTGAACCACCGCCAGAAGGATGTCGCCTGTGCGTGGTGTCCACCAATGTTGCGGAAACATCGCTGACCATTCCCAACATCAGATATGTAATAGACAGCGGACGTTATAAGACTAGAATGTATGACAAGGTAACGGGTGTAAGCACGTATCACATTAGTTACGCGAGCAAAGCAGCGGCCACTCAACGTGCCGGTAGAGCCGGCAGAACTCGACCTGGTCATTGCTACAG attATATTCATCAGCCGTGTATGATAACGATTTCGAGGAATACAGTCAGTCAGAGATTCAGAGGAAACCGGTAGATGATCTTTTGCTACAAATGAAAGCGATGAATATAGACAAAGTCGTGAACTTCCCGTTTCCCACGCCGCCGGATATCGTGCAATTGAGATCCGCGGAGAAACGACTTACGATTCTCGGAGCGTTGGAGCCACCTTCGAAGAAACAGAAAG ACATATACTGCGCGAAAGTGACGCCGCTTGGACGCAGTATCGCCGCGTTCCCGGTTTCTCCGCGTTATGGTAAGATGCTGGCGTTGTCGCATCAGCACAACTTGTCAAAATACACAATATGCATGGTGGCGGCTCTCAGTGTGCAAGAGGTGCTACTAGAAGCATTCGACACTGACGGTTCGGCTAAGAGCAAATGGTTGGAAACACGTCGTTCCTGGGCCGGAACTGGCAATAATTTGCTTCTTG gCGACGTAATGGTTCTGATAAGAGCCATTGGAACTGCCGAGTACGCAGGATCAAAAGGAAGGCTGTTGACCTTCTGTGAGGAGAATGGCTTAAGACACAAAGCTGTGGTCGAGATTAGAAAACTTAGGCAACAGCTCACTAACGAGATTAATTTGAATGTGCcgaatctaaatttaattattgatccAAA AATGCCGCTACCAACGGATACGAAAGCTAAATTGCTGCGCCAAATAATTCTCGCGGGTATGGCAGATCAAGTCGCGAAAAAGGTTTCGCTTGACGAGATAAAAGAGGATCAGGATAAGATTAAGTGGAAGCACGCCTATAG AACGCTGGAAATGGAGGAACCTGTGTTCATGCATTCCACATGTGTTCTACGAAAAACTAAGCCGGAATGGGTGGTTTATCAGGAAGTGTACGAAACAAATAAGATGTACATGCGAGGTGTTACTGCGATAGAACCTGAGTGGTTGCCGAAATTTGCACCTATGTTGTGCCACCTCAGTGAACCACTGGCTGATCCACCACCAAg ATATAATCAAGAAATCGGGAAAATCATCTGTCGGGTGTCTGGAACGTTTGGAAAAGCTGGATGGGCGCTCCCACTGATGGATATAGAGCATCCGTCGACGGTAGACGGTGTCAAGTGGTTCGCATATTTTTTCCTGGATGGTCAAGTATGTCCAAAGCTGAAACGATTTGTCCCATCACTGCTGACGACACCCGGTAGCATCACCAAATCATGGGCAAA GCTGATACCACGTACTCAAGTGATAGTACAAACGTTACAATCGCAGGGAGTTATGTCCAAAGATAAACTGATAGAAATCTGGGGTTTGGACAAGAAAT tttTACTGGCCGCATATCAGAAGTGGCTGCCAGAATCCGCGCACGCAGAAGTGGCACGGTTATGGCCACCTTTGTAA
- the LOC105834248 gene encoding glutamyl-tRNA(Gln) amidotransferase subunit C, mitochondrial — protein sequence MALLRRIRPAYGLFREGVVILPHRGNVTSFKTFYFSTVLTRQQQQHQQQKPESNNEVRNNDNDDSRLSSGDKRPVIDEATIRKIERLALVGYEYDRSKRVLEETVAFAERLRTARIDDETVRPMYSTLENECIHLRDDVARRDVDRREILKNAAVLEEEYFVAPLVTTCKEKESKPKNDES from the coding sequence ATGGCCTTGCTGCGACGAATCCGGCCAGCGTACGGACTCTTCCGCGAAGGTGTTGTTATCCTTCCTCATCGAGGTAACGTAACGTCTTTCAAAACGTTCTATTTTTCAACGGTGCTCACGagacagcagcagcagcatcaacAACAGAAACCAGAAAGCAATAACGAGGTGAGGAATAACGATAACGACGACAGCCGGTTGTCGAGCGGTGACAAGAGACCGGTCATTGACGAGGCAACGATTAGGAAGATCGAAAGATTGGCGCTGGTCGGCTACGAGTACGATCGGAGCAAGCGGGTGCTAGAGGAAACGGTAGCATTCGCCGAGCGACTGCGGACAGCTCGCATCGACGACGAGACGGTGCGCCCGATGTACAGCACCCTCGAGAACGAGTGCATCCACCTCAGGGACGACGTggcgcgacgcgacgtcgATCGGCGCGAGATACTGAAGAACGCCGCAGTGCTGGAGGAGGAGTACTTTGTCGCACCCTTGGTGACAACGTGCAAGGAGAAGGAGAGCAAACCGAAAAACGATGAGTCTTGA
- the LOC105834246 gene encoding DNA polymerase subunit gamma-2, mitochondrial, with translation MSLEAMLRAVGPHFLNLSERTFAYGPQGKLLLRNLEEHWFAHCVTMPHYNVFPCDIIGDALQLLRSSSMDNALPFALATLATSKGAWNESLLESTAGRAQSHRTAKVNVFVDASDARNLLHKKQRERKVWWRKLAQYPSRFSLAEARKTRGLDVTEIEACFPFGNIVVETITHYPSVRKLYPQTENNKDNATTDNVHMIEHVASLDWGCLALLCDSRMSQSNESTTRVYIHPRLAPYKVTFRITREESETNSDETTGDLSRFVLYLNNTLRTKGIPTILTSTEQIVEMCLVPYIVSVDRTSLKNGVVHVENRSTTLSEAVHITDLVRYISLRAS, from the exons ATGAGTCTTGAGGCTATGTTGAGAGCCGTCGGTCCGCACTTTCTCAATCTGTCGGAGCGGACGTTCGCATACGGGCCCCAGGGTAAGCTGCTCCTGAGGAACCTCGAGGAGCACTGGTTCGCGCACTGCGTCACGATGCCACACTACAACGTCTTCCCATGCGACATAATCGGAGATGCGTTGCAGCTGCTGCGAAGCAGCTCGATGGACAACGCATTACCGTTCGCGCTCGCCACCCTCGCAACCTCCAAGGGCGCGTGGAACGAATCCCTGCTCGAGTCGACGGCCGGCAGGGCACAGTCTCACAGAACCGCCAAGGTCAACGTGTTCGTCGACGCGTCAGACGCAAGGAATCTGCTGCACAAGAAGCAGCGGGAGCGCAAGGTGTGGTGGCGTAAGCTCGCCCAGTATCCCTCGAGATTCTCGCTCGCTGAGGCGAGGAAGACACGTGGTCTCGACGTGACGGAGATAGAGGCATGCTTTCCCTTCGGCAACATCGTCGTCGAGACGATAACTCATTATCCCAGTGTGCGCAAGCTATATCCTCAG acggaaaataataaagataatgcCACCACGGATAACGTGCACATGATCGAGCATGTCGCCTCCCTGGACTGGGGCTGCCTGGCGTTGCTCTGTGATAGTCGTATGTCACAGAGTAATGAGTCGACTACCAGAGTGTACATTCATCCCAGGTTAGCCCCATACAAGGTCACGTTCCGCATAACGAGAGAAGAGAGCGAGACCAATTCGGACGAGACGACAGGGGACTTAAGTCGCTTTGTGCTATACCTAAACAATACGCTTAGAACGAAGGGAATCCCCACGATACTGACAAGTACAGAACAGATCGTAGAAATGTGCCTGGTGCCCTACATCGTGTCGGTGGATAGGACTAGTCTTAAGAACGGCGTTGTACACGTTGAAAATCGCTCGACGACCCTTAGCGAGGCGGTACACATTACCGACCTGGTAAGGTATATTAGTCTGCGCGCCTCTTGA
- the LOC105834247 gene encoding ER lumen protein-retaining receptor, with product MNIFRLLGDLSHLLAIIVLLLKIWKTRSCAGISGKSQILFAIVYTSRYLDLFTTFISAYNTFMKIVFIATSLATVFLMYVKFKATYDHNHDTFRIEFLILPAFVLALLINHELSFVEVLWTFSIYLESVAILPQLFLVSKTGEAESITSHYLFALGSYRGLYLFNWVYRYYAEDHYDLIAIVAGLVQTVLYCDFFYLYITKVLKGKKLQLPA from the exons ATGAATATATTTCGACTACTGGGCGACCTGTCGCACCTTTTAGCCATTATCGTACTACTCCTCAAGATATGGAAGACACGGAGCTGCGCCG GTATCAGCGGCAAGTCGCAGATCCTCTTCGCAATTGTTTACACCAGCCGTTACCTAGACCTGTTCACCACATTCATCTCTGCGTATAATACGTTcatgaaaattgtatttattgccACGTCCCTCGCCACGGTCTTTTTGATGTACGTCAAATTCAAAGCCACATACGATCATAATCACGACACGTTCAG GATCGAGTTCCTGATCCTACCTGCGTTCGTCCTGGCGCTGCTGATCAATCACGAATTGTCTTTCGTTGAGGTTCTGTGGACATTCAGCATTTATCTCGAGTCAGTGGCGATATTGCCGCAGTTGTTCCTGGTGTCGAAGACTGGCGAGGCGGAAAGCATCACCAGCCACTATCTGTTTGCACTGGGATCGTACAGGGGCCTGTACCTGTTCAACTGGGTCTACCGCTACTACGCCGAGGATCACTACGATCTGATCGCCATAGTCGCCGGACTGGTGCAAACTGTTCTCTATTGTGACTTTTTCTACCTCTACATTACCAAAGTACTCAAAGGCAAAAAGCTGCAACTACCTGCTTAG